A portion of the Collinsella aerofaciens genome contains these proteins:
- a CDS encoding type II toxin-antitoxin system RelB/DinJ family antitoxin → MPTSILDTRPVQMNVRIDRQLKEAGDAVLTHIGMTPSQAVRTLWEYLVVNGRMPSKGDAAAPVSDGVEPRRMESRAAQGSHIVRDSCLKYGIPIPEFSGDYDDLYEEAMAERYPEWVEL, encoded by the coding sequence ATGCCTACGTCAATACTCGACACGCGGCCAGTTCAGATGAACGTGCGTATAGATCGCCAGCTCAAAGAGGCGGGAGACGCCGTCCTGACTCATATTGGCATGACGCCGTCACAAGCCGTTCGGACACTTTGGGAGTATCTGGTCGTTAACGGACGCATGCCCTCGAAGGGAGACGCGGCGGCTCCGGTTTCTGACGGAGTGGAGCCCCGGCGCATGGAGTCAAGGGCCGCGCAAGGCAGCCATATCGTTCGTGATTCGTGCCTCAAATACGGCATCCCCATCCCTGAGTTCTCGGGAGACTATGACGACCTCTATGAGGAGGCCATGGCGGAGCGCTATCCCGAGTGGGTGGAACTATGA
- a CDS encoding PIN domain-containing protein: MSTEGVLKLLIDTNVWMDYFSGRSDRTANVVHLIEIADASERIALFASSLSVKDVSYLVSAAIKQECRRKTGSLSDNAIAAADETAWACVRQMRELALIAPVGADEVFDSFVFKYHHNDFEDDLMLGVANRIDADYVVTEDKNLIKHTNGVCINVQQALRLVGESNVPSARPV, from the coding sequence ATGAGCACAGAAGGCGTTCTCAAGCTGTTAATCGATACCAACGTATGGATGGATTATTTTTCTGGCAGGTCCGACCGTACGGCAAATGTCGTCCATCTGATCGAGATTGCCGACGCCTCGGAGCGGATTGCCCTGTTTGCCTCGTCGCTTTCGGTCAAAGACGTTTCATATCTTGTCTCGGCGGCAATCAAGCAGGAGTGCCGAAGAAAGACTGGCTCACTGAGCGATAACGCCATTGCGGCGGCAGACGAAACGGCCTGGGCATGCGTTCGACAGATGCGCGAGCTAGCCCTCATCGCCCCGGTCGGTGCAGACGAGGTCTTCGACTCCTTTGTGTTCAAGTACCACCACAATGACTTTGAGGACGACCTGATGCTGGGCGTCGCCAATCGCATTGATGCCGATTACGTCGTGACGGAGGACAAGAATCTTATTAAACATACCAATGGTGTATGCATTAATGTTCAACAGGCGTTGAGGTTGGTTGGGGAGTCCAACGTTCCCTCTGCACGACCCGTCTAG
- a CDS encoding ATP-dependent Clp protease ATP-binding subunit, producing the protein MLDRFTDRARKVMSMAKQEALDLHSNKVGTEHLLLALAKEDEGIAAEALRSLDISYDDIMDTLKEVQTTVPEPSEETEAAKLAFTPLVISVMERSFRVARENNQTYVSTEHLLIGIVEEGNGMAMDILMRLGVSSASIKKAIEKLTAKDQDKKRPLAGAGAGRPGTGLPFFSGSDTSQQKGSGTDTLKQFATNLTQKARDGELDPVIGREKEVQRMMEILSRRTKNNPLILGDPGVGKTAIVEGLAQQIAAGNVPENLMNQNIWTLDLPGLVAGAKYRGEFEERLKNVIQEATEADDVILFIDEMHTIIGAGSAEGSIDASSMLKPVLARGAFQIIGATTAEEFRKYLTKDPAFERRFQTIDVEEPSVEDTVKILTALKPRYEEHHHVRYTQGAIEAAANLSNRYIQDRFLPDKAIDLIDEAGARARIAANRAPEPVREAEHRIEELKAAAQEATESDDMNKAAEITEQQKAAEIELAEAKAAWTAELDASPLTIDVSQIADIVSVTSGVPVSSLTESESRRLLQAESVLKTRIIGQDEAVEAVAKAVRRSRSPLKDPRRPGGSFIFLGPTGTGKTELAKTLAEYLFGSKDALISFDMSEFGSEFEVSKLIGSPPGYVGHDEGGQLTKAVRRHPYSVVLFDEIEKAHPDIFNILLQVLEEGRLTDSQGKTVDFRNTVIIMTSNVGAREIAQDASVGFGTTGEQGLTSSEIRGRAMGELKRLFRPELLNRIDDIVVFQKLSGENLTKIAHLLVDDLRQRLIANGMNIKLTDAAYDKIVAEGTDLTNGARPLRRAIQKLIEDPLSEELLAGEWGEGDTVLCDVADGKFVFSHGTGEIPAPRPAGTLGGDTAPAAPHTGNAAPVSGGVTSGPGGMMQAGSGAL; encoded by the coding sequence ATGTTAGACCGTTTTACCGATCGCGCGCGCAAGGTCATGTCCATGGCCAAGCAAGAAGCGCTCGATCTTCACTCAAATAAGGTGGGTACCGAGCACCTGCTGCTCGCACTCGCTAAGGAGGACGAGGGCATTGCCGCCGAGGCACTGCGTTCGCTCGACATCTCCTACGATGACATCATGGATACTCTCAAAGAGGTCCAGACCACGGTTCCCGAGCCCAGCGAGGAGACCGAGGCGGCCAAGCTCGCCTTTACGCCGCTCGTCATTAGCGTGATGGAGCGTTCATTCCGCGTGGCGCGTGAGAACAACCAGACCTACGTGTCGACCGAGCACTTGCTGATCGGCATCGTCGAAGAGGGCAACGGCATGGCCATGGACATCCTCATGCGCCTGGGTGTGTCGTCCGCCTCCATCAAAAAGGCTATCGAGAAGCTCACCGCCAAGGACCAGGATAAGAAGCGTCCGCTCGCTGGCGCCGGTGCTGGTCGTCCCGGTACGGGCCTGCCGTTCTTTAGCGGCTCGGATACCTCCCAGCAAAAGGGGAGCGGTACCGATACACTTAAGCAGTTCGCGACCAACCTTACGCAGAAGGCGCGCGACGGCGAACTCGATCCGGTGATCGGCCGCGAAAAGGAAGTCCAGCGTATGATGGAAATTCTTTCGCGTCGCACCAAGAACAACCCGCTCATTCTGGGCGACCCCGGCGTGGGCAAGACGGCCATCGTCGAGGGTCTGGCCCAGCAGATTGCAGCCGGCAACGTGCCCGAGAACCTCATGAACCAGAATATCTGGACGCTCGACCTGCCGGGCCTCGTGGCGGGCGCCAAGTATCGCGGCGAGTTTGAGGAGCGCCTCAAGAACGTAATCCAGGAGGCAACCGAGGCCGACGACGTCATCCTGTTTATCGATGAGATGCACACCATCATCGGTGCCGGTTCCGCCGAGGGCTCCATCGACGCGAGCTCCATGCTCAAGCCGGTGCTCGCGCGCGGTGCTTTCCAGATCATCGGTGCCACCACGGCCGAGGAGTTTCGCAAGTACCTCACCAAGGACCCGGCCTTCGAGCGTCGCTTCCAGACCATCGATGTCGAGGAGCCGAGCGTCGAGGACACGGTCAAGATCCTGACCGCGCTCAAGCCGCGCTACGAGGAGCACCACCATGTGCGCTATACGCAGGGTGCTATCGAGGCCGCCGCGAACCTCTCCAACCGTTACATCCAGGATCGCTTCCTGCCCGATAAGGCAATCGACCTCATCGACGAGGCCGGTGCCCGCGCTCGCATCGCCGCGAATCGCGCGCCCGAGCCGGTGCGCGAGGCCGAGCATCGCATCGAGGAGCTCAAGGCCGCCGCGCAGGAGGCCACCGAGAGCGACGACATGAACAAGGCTGCCGAGATCACTGAGCAGCAGAAGGCTGCCGAGATTGAACTCGCCGAGGCCAAGGCTGCCTGGACGGCCGAGCTCGACGCCAGCCCGCTCACCATCGATGTCTCCCAGATCGCCGATATCGTGTCCGTGACCTCGGGCGTGCCGGTGTCCTCGCTTACCGAGAGCGAGAGCCGTCGCCTGCTGCAGGCCGAAAGCGTGCTCAAGACACGCATCATCGGTCAGGATGAGGCTGTCGAGGCCGTCGCCAAGGCCGTGCGCCGCAGCCGTTCGCCGCTCAAGGACCCGCGTCGCCCCGGCGGCAGCTTTATCTTCCTGGGTCCCACCGGCACGGGCAAGACCGAGCTCGCCAAGACGCTCGCCGAGTATCTCTTTGGCAGCAAGGACGCGCTCATCAGCTTCGACATGTCGGAGTTTGGCAGTGAGTTCGAGGTCTCCAAGCTCATCGGTAGCCCTCCGGGTTACGTCGGTCACGACGAGGGCGGCCAGCTCACCAAGGCCGTTCGTCGCCACCCGTACTCGGTCGTGCTGTTCGACGAGATCGAGAAGGCGCACCCCGATATCTTCAACATCCTGCTGCAGGTGCTGGAGGAGGGTCGTCTGACCGATAGCCAGGGCAAGACGGTCGACTTCCGCAACACCGTGATCATCATGACGTCCAACGTGGGCGCCCGCGAGATTGCGCAGGATGCAAGCGTTGGCTTTGGCACCACCGGCGAGCAGGGTCTCACGTCGAGTGAGATCCGCGGCCGCGCGATGGGCGAGCTCAAGCGCCTGTTCCGCCCCGAGCTGCTCAACCGCATCGACGACATCGTGGTGTTCCAGAAGCTTTCGGGTGAGAACCTGACCAAGATCGCGCACCTGCTGGTGGACGACCTGCGTCAGCGTTTGATTGCCAACGGCATGAACATCAAGCTCACCGATGCGGCCTATGACAAGATCGTGGCCGAGGGCACCGACCTCACCAACGGTGCGCGTCCGCTGCGCCGTGCTATTCAAAAGCTCATCGAGGACCCGCTGTCCGAGGAGCTTCTGGCCGGTGAGTGGGGCGAGGGCGATACCGTCCTGTGCGACGTGGCCGATGGCAAGTTTGTCTTTAGCCACGGCACGGGCGAGATCCCGGCACCGCGTCCGGCGGGCACGCTCGGTGGTGATACCGCCCCGGCGGCACCGCACACTGGCAACGCCGCGCCCGTGAGCGGCGGCGTGACCTCGGGCCCCGGCGGCATGATGCAAGCCGGTTCCGGCGCGCTGTAG